Genomic segment of Panicum virgatum strain AP13 chromosome 9N, P.virgatum_v5, whole genome shotgun sequence:
caggtactagagcgctctccatAGGGCAGCGAAGGTGCAGGCTTAGTGTACGGAACCGAGCTAAGCGGACCTCGAACTGCCCAAGGAGCAAGCACTacttccccggacccggcttcaggcgaccgtggcgagcggtatccgccggagcgggccaccggagtggacttggagcgaccgtggcgagcggtctccgccggagcgggacaccggagtggacttggggcgACCGTGGGgagcggtctccaccggagcaggccaccggagtggacttggggcgaccgtggcgagcggtctccgccaaagcggaccaccggagtggacttggagcgactgtggcgagcggtctccgccggagcgggccaccggagtggacttggagcgttgTTGACGATGCCGTGAATTACGCCACCGGACCTTGCAGTGAGGTGTAGGGAAccaggccttatactagaaaggagctcgggacctctagggacagcagtctcggatactagggAACTCgtaataaggtagtgaagtacgtaggcttagggtacattaacagtctaagctacgcggagcttctctacctcAGGATACGGGCACCACTTCTCCGGAGCAAGTCCCTAgaggtccgaactgccttccagctagaaggggtgtccccacctgaccacaagccagtaACTCaattttggattgttagcaacaaaagaaaagactccGTACGGGAGAAAGAAAACATGCAAGCTGAATGGACAAGCGCTATCAGGTTAATGTAAAGATAGGACTGAGGAAGCAGATCTCCTTTATTGCTTGactcgtggtgtacatcagaggtcgggattacgagggcggacctctaccgctctggaccacttgctggtgtcgcctgtttgtgcgatgaagccagaggccgggtttacaagggcggacctttaccgctctggaccacacgtaggcaccaaatcattacaaaggagaaacacactcaatcctatctagtgATAACCTACAGCTGCTGCCCCGTAAGGTGTGCACGTTGCTGGCCGCAGTGGAGCTGCCACCTTGGAGGTTCCTCTCAGTTGTTGGgggcgaaggcgccctggacgtgcctTCACAACATCATCCAGCATAACCTCGGGAGCTTGCGGGGTCCTTCCCAGCATAAGAACTGTTTCATGCTTTAGTTTGCATGAGAACaatttctttggctttgaatgggagtggccatGCCGTTGCCAGTTGCCACCGGAAACCAGCCCGATGGCTGCCCTTGATGCGCTGAAACCAGCTTGACATCCTGGCGCAGCGGAAAGacgggtgctcgtttggacgagcacggagcgtggagaagggcggtcgttcgccggcttcgCCTTGGTGCTGGCACAGGGGGCCCGCGCCTGGCGACGGAGGCTGACGCCTGTCTACAGCAGCTCCAAGGATGGCTTGAGCCGGGCGAGGGCGAAGGCGACAAACATCCttccggctccaggctccatcttGAGAGGGAACCTCGAGCCGACGCTGTGCCGCCGCGGGCGACCCCgagtggttgcttgagagaaaaccttgagccgacactggAATGGCGTAGGGCGACGCGCAGCAGGCGTCACCCCTGCGCACCActgtgccggctctgaggtgtcgcagtggcgacgcacagcagacGCCGCTGCCATGTACCACCGCACCGAGGACACTGCCGCTTCGGTGCTGGGGCATGCGGCGCAGGTGGCGCCGTGcccttcttcatcttctcgtcgttgctgcagaggatgagctcaacctcAGAGACGAGGAAGTGAGCGGAGATCTGACCGATGCTTGCAccttccccacggacggcgccaaatgacATAGGatttttgggggtacccacagccgggtggcggaatgcacccgcctattccctgatggggagtactcggggaagtgccaagctattaggccgatctagctcgAGGGCAAGAATGCAAGAACACACGacatttagagtggttcgggccgccgaagcgtaataccctacatccactgtgtggtgtattgtacttgtatgaatgagtctatcctctgccccacCGGGCCTGAGTCATTCTCTAGCGGgtgtcccccttttatagtgcaaAGAGGACGCGTACATaggtgttggaccccgacagatgggcccaacaaggaggtatactatactaaatagacactaatagcgctacagtgatggagaatctcttgccggacaCGCTTCATcatcctgtagactctctgaccgatgGAGTCTTCTCCTTTCCCATCggtgaggcgcccgttgaggcagtgtaggttgcggcgtagactgttgggtctaccgcgtagccgTTATGATACTCTGtcaccgagttgtcgtgtctaactggcgtagtgGACTAACGCGCGTGGCGTAAGTGGTGTCAGCGGCTGTACTATGCACATGGTGACGCGCGACCAACAACACAGCCTGTCAAgagtctcctcgggctctgctgcggCAGAGCACTTCTGAACCACCCGCATTAAATGAAATATGGTAGGTGAGCAAGTCTTCCAGAGGAAGCTTGGTAGCCACGTGCGTgcttgcggacacgtggcggctccggaccccccggggtgtctgttccctcccggtgaggggtccggatagtatatgggggtccgggaccccgcggggggtccggggcccccggccgATTTGGTCCTGAGCACTTTCTTTtccaggacacgtggtgacaccggacgtgtcccgagcgggaagcgggtccgatGAGATGGAGCCAGACCCAGggatccggctgctcagctccttagggcgtagttacggataactacacgagtcttgccatagcaagagggggtaccccagtcctgaggTACCGACAGCCTTATTGGCAAGTAGTTTTGGTAATATATGCTCTAGACGACTCTTTATTTACACTGCTTATTATGTGTCATATGTGTTGTGGTGCCTTTGCTTTTCTCATGGTCTCTTGCCAAAGAACAAAAACTATTAAGAGGGATTTTGGAGCCTTATTCACTTGTCGTATCTCTTAACATGTCAATCATTTATCCTCCTCTTTTGTTTTCATAAAGTCTACAGTCAGAAGGAGCTTTCCCTTCCAATCTTTCAGATTTGTGAAAAGTCTAAACAGACACCTTGATTTGTAATCAAAATACGTGCCAAAAGCTTAGTAACCGTAAGCTCCACTCTACTGTGTAATTCGCTATGCTCTTCCATTGCCATGATGGTATGTTTTGTCTGCCTGTTTTCAGATCCTCTTTCCTTGACATTCTTGGTCTGTCACTCTATAGTATATCCCTGACTGATAAATTATGAAGAATTTAGGTGTTAACTCAGCTTCATCTCATGTAGATCATTTTTGTGCATATAGTTACTGCCTTACTGgtctatcaatgtgcctgaaatAATCTCCTTTTTTTGCTACTCTTTGTGAACATATCCATTTCAGGCTGCATTAGCTCGTCTTGAAGCTCTTGAGAGTGATAATGCTGGGGTTGAGGTGGTAGATCTTAATGATGGTGAGTATGGATCTACGGATGAGGAAGACCCTGGTCAGTTTCCTTTCTCATTTACCTTTGGAATGTAAAATCCATGTTCCAAAAAGGATAAGGTTCATACATTATGTAGAAACTCAATTACAATTTACAATTGGGCATGCTAATCTTTGCAGTTTGCAAGCAGAGAATACTGAAACACAGAATGGTTATGCATGATATGTTTTGTTATTGCTTGTTTGCAGAATAAACAgcattctttatttcttttccttGCAAAGGAATTGATAAATAAGTTTAAACCAACCTTAACAACTCTTGTAAAAACAACAACACAAATTATTTAAGTTGACCGTGTTATTGCCATCAGGGATGCTATATGATCAGTCATTTAGATATCACATAGCTCCACATGCAACAGCTTCTCAACTATAGAAGTTCATGGGGTTCACTATTTATGGAAATGGTGAATTTAGGCACAGTATATAGGCCTTTTTGGTTGTGGACCAGTGATGTACGTTCAATTCAGATGTCCTAGCCACAGATAGCTAAAGTTCGATTCTGCAGTGATCTAATCGTAGTCGTATTTTGTTTTCTGCTTTTCTTTCTACAGTGCTCATGCAAAAGAAGCAGTCCAAGATCATGAAACGCAAGACAAGGCAAGGGAAAGCTTTGGAGAAGAGGGCAGCAAGATCATTCATGGATGTGCTACAAGAAGTAAGTGATTCTGTGCTGTAAGTTCGTTTCTTATCCTGCTTATTTTGTAGGTCGGGCGCTTAACAGATTTTCACTCTTGAACTGTAATAGGCAAATCTTGAGTCGCTGCCTCTTAATGTCCCAACATATTTGAGGGCTGCTGTTGGTCCACCGAGTACTTCGTCTTGACGCCACTACTGCTCAGTTTGTGGGAGTTCTGCAAATTACACATGCGTGAGGTGTGGGACACGGTTCTGTTCGTGCCGCTGTCAAGTTATCCACAATGACACTCGCTGCCTTAAATTTGTAGCTTGATCTACTGGATAGTACGAGCTATATTTGATGTATATCTAGTCCCCAACGATGCTTCATCTGTGCTTTGATCAGTAGGATATGCTTGCTGTGTGTGTTTCGTACTTCATAGCCAGTGTTGGTTCGGTAAGTGGTATAGTTAGGTACTGCAGTTTCCAGGTAGATCTCTTGTAGACCGACTATACTAGATAGATAACCACAAATTCAAATGTCCTGGTTCCATGCACAGTAAGTCAACAACATCCGATTTAATCAAAACTCTGCCACTGAGCAGCACATGACATGAGCAGTTCCAAGTTCCAACACTAAGCAAGGGCAGCAATGCCGATCTCCCATTCTGTTATAGCATTCGCTGGACATTGACATGGCAACCCAGCAATCGTTGAGGGAAAAAAAATCCCCTTTGGATTCACAATGTTCTTTCAGGATGTACCTTTTTTCACTTGAACTGCATATAGGATCAAGGACTGTATCTTTGTGCCTCAATTAAGGAACTACTCCTTCCATCCTGAAATGCAAGGTATTTTGCTTTGTTCAAAGTTAAATAgtctaaatttgaccaaatttatagagatGAATATTAGCATCTAACtcatcaaataagtaaattgtaaaattatatttatgatggatctaattattcttatttgatATTTAGAATATTATcactttttctataaatttaatcaaaaacAGTTTGATTTAGGATAAATCAAAATGTCTTACATTTCAGGACAGAAAGTATAGGCAGAATTCATAATTTTCTTTCTGGTTGGTTCAGTTTCGAACCTTGAGTACCGAGCTGATGGATCACAACACTGGATACCATGTCTGACAACAGAAATAGAGCATGTCCTAATTGCACTAAAATGCATAGCCTGTGTATTAGAGTGActcattttcttggttggcagATCACAAAAAGGAACACAAATGCAAGCCCCACCTTGTCCGGGAGTTAGGTCAGGGACACCATATGAATGAAACCATCTTAATTTCAGTCACACCAAGATTGTCCCAAGTTTTGTAACTGCAGTGTCCAATATATCACCTAACAAAACCACCCAACGCTGCATACATAGCATCTCTTGCAGACTGAACTCTTCATCAGGAGCGCCATGGTGGAAGCTCATGCCACGCCGGCGACGCCGTTCTTCCCACTGACAAGGCTCCACAAGTACATCGCGAtcttcctcgtcatcctctcATGGATCCTGGTCCACAAGTGGAGCCTGAGGAAGCAGAAAGGCCCAAGATCATGGCCGGTCATCGGCGCGACGGTGGAGCAGCTGAGGAACTACCACAGGATGCACGACTGGCTTGTCGAGTACCTGTCGAAGCACAGGACGGTGACCGTCGACATGCCCTTCACGTCCTACACCTACATCGCGGACCCGGTGAATGTTGAGCATGTCCTCAAGACCAACTTCACCAATTACCCCAAGGTGAATGAACTGAACCAAATAATGTTCAGTTTCTGCAGTACTCAACTGTGTGAATTTTCAGTAGTGAAAACTGATTCAAATGTCTGAACACTGTGTAGGGAGACGTGTACAGATCCTACATGGATGTGCTGCTCGGCGACGGCATATTCAACGCCGACGGCGAGTTGTGGAGGAAGCAGAGGAAGACGGCGAGCTTCGAGTTTGCCTCCAAAAACCTGAGAGATTTCAGCGCCATTGTGTTCAGAGAATACTCACTGAAGCTGTCAGGCATACTGAGCCAAGCATCCAAGACAGGCAAAGTTGTGGACATGCAGGTGGATCATCTGTTCACCACTCCCTTGCCAACATGAGCATTTCTTGGGCAGTCATTGTTCTAACACGAGAGCTATTTTAAATTCAGGAACTGTACATGAGGATGACGCTGGACTCGATCTGCAAGGTTGGGTTCGGGGTTGAGATCGGCACGCTGTCGCCGGATCTCCCCGAGAACAGCTTCGCCCAGGCGTTTGACGCCGCCAACATCATCGTCACGCTGCGGTTCATCGACCCGCTGTGGCGCCTGAAGAGGTTCTTCCACGTCGGGTCAGAGGCTCTCCTCGAGCAGAGCATCAAGCTCGTGGACGAGTTCACCTACAGCGTCATCCGCCGGAGGAAGGCCGAGATCGTCGAGGCCCGGGCCAGCGGCAAGCAAGAGAAGGTAATTGCTTGGttctttttatttcttcatCGTcttagatgggatggatggagaACGGGCACGACGATGATGTGTGAGGGCAACGAACAGATCAAGCACGACATCCTGTCGCGGTTCATCGAGCTCGGCGAGACCGGCGAGGACAGCGGCGGCCTCGGGGACGACAAGAGCCTCCGGGACGTGGTGCTCAACTTCGTGATCGCCGGGCGGGacacgacggcgacgacgctgTCGTGGTTCACCTACATGGCCATGTCGCACCCGGACGTGGCCGAGAAGCTGCGCCGCGAGCTGCGCGCGTTCGAGGCGGAGCACGCGCGCGAGGAGGGCGTGGCACTGGTGCCCTGCGGCGGCCccgacgccgacgacgacaaggcgttCGCCGCCCGCGTGGCGCAGTTCGCGAGCCTCCTCAACTACGACAGCCTCGGCAAGCTGGTGTACCTCCACGCCTGCGTCACCGAGACGCTCCGCCTCTACCCCGCCGTCCCTCAGGTGAGCATGCGCGACCTCCGACGACTGGTCAGCCGTGCTGActactgagagagagagagagagagagagagagagagagagagagagagagagagagagagagagagagagagagagagagagagagagagagactgacCTTCCAATCCAATTCAACAATGCAGGACCCGAAGGGGATCCTGGAGGACGACGTGCTGCCGGACGGGACGAAGGTGAGGGCCGGTGGCATGGTGACGTACGTGCCCTACTCGATGGGGCGGATGGAATACAACTGGGGCGCCGACGCGGCGAGGTTCCGGCCGGAGCGGTGGATCAACGAGGACGGCGCGTTCCGGAACGCGTCGCCGTTCAAGTTCACGGCGTTCCAGGCGGGGCCGAGGATCTGCCTGGGCAAGGACTCGGCGTACCTGCAGATGAAGATGGCGCTGGCCATCCTGTGCCGCTTCTACCGGTTCCAGCTGCTGGAGGGGCACCCCGTCGAGTACCGCATGATGACCATCCTCTCCATGGCGCACGGCCTCAAGCTCCGAGTCTCCAGGGCCATCTGAGTATTATTTCGTTAGTTGATTGCATCCTAGTCGCCTAGATGTTGTGATCTTTGGGATATCGAGAGATGTGATGATGAGTCAATAATCTGAATCTGCTATACATACTATTGCCTGCCGGTTCAGATTTCAGATTGTATCGAGTATTCGAGTGTCGACCAGTCAGCATGAGCTCAGAGCGTGTGACATTATTATTTCTGAGCACAGATCAAGAGATCATACAAGGACGTGAAGGTGATGATAGAGGAAAATTGGAACTAGGTGCTGATCTATTTTTATAAGTTTTTCTCTTTTAAAACAGTTTTTCTCCAGATTAGACAAGGCTTTGTTGGCATTCTGACCCATACCAATGTAAGCATCTCTCAAAGACAGGGCGGGGGCATCTGACATCAGCAAAAGACCAAGCTAGGATACAGTTTTTCCTCTTTTAAAACAGTTTTTCTCCAGATTAGACAAGGCTTTGTTGGCATTCTAACCCATACCAGCGTAAGCAGATTATTTCGGATTTCAGCATCCACTGCTGTACATCGCAAGCCATGAAACTTGCATGGAACCTACAATTTAGAACCAATGTATGAAatgaaaacccatgtatatcctGTGTCCAGGCCTCCAGGGTTTAGATTAACACAATATATAGTTTGGCATCCGTAGCAGCCTCAAAATAATATGGGATAGTAGTTGGAAGCTTACTGttccctctcttcctcctgtGCTTCGTTCGCACAAGCTTTAACACACAAAGTTCAAAGGAATAGGCCGAAACCCTGTTAGGACTTTATTTAATCCTGCACAGGCTTGCAACAACCCCTCCATATATAGCTCCATGTCTTCATAGATAAGGTAGCAGAAAAATGATCTAATACGGAATTTATTTAATAACATTTTGATGTAGTAACTACAGTCGACAGGAATAATCGTTGAtgcttcagtttttttttttaagaaaaagactGTCAAAATTCCAATTGATAAAAATCAATATTTGTTGTTTCATAAAATAAAAACTACCATTGCGAAATTGCAGAAAATAGAATGAACTGAAATCTTTCCATTTCaaattttgaaatcatattttatTTGTTCCAGCATTTCTAGGAACATCAAATAGCAATCTTGTGTTTCTGTTACATACCTGTTATAGCACATAAAATTTGTAGGGCACATATGATAATTTGTTAGTAAAAGCGCATAAGACAAGTGGAATATGTGTATAAGAAGGTACATCAGATAGTAATATTCACTTTAAACGAGGAACTATGAGCAACTAGTGAAGTTTCTAATTTTAGTGTGGCAATGGGCATGCGACAGCTGCCATATAATTGTGGAAATGTGAAAATATCAATAGGGAACCACtacactattttttttttaatcttgcAAGCATTCAGCAGGTGGTGGTGAATATCTAAAGATTTAGTAGTCAAGATTTAGTTTTTGCCTTCCCAAAAAGGTGCATTCAGGGTTCACGAATCATATACCttctaaaaagaaaaaagaaaaaagaaaaatcagttTATATTTGGGTTCAACATAACGTACTGGGAATGGATGATATGTGTAAACAAGAAAAATGTCTCGCTTCTCAAGAGATAGACGGATAAGGGATCTAGTATGACGTGGATCCTATATTGTTTCGTACCCAGATCTAATATGATGTGGGTCCTATATTGTTTCGTACCGCCGCTACACATGTGTGTCGTGGCGGTAGTATAGATAGAGACACCATCCACGATCGCGTGCCTATAAATACATTGTCCCATCGCAACATTAGGCACCATTTTTAATCTAAGAAGGGCTCCTTGCGGCTCGCAACAATTATCCTTATGTCTTTGCAGGTCATTGTAAATCTTATTTTCACGAGAGGCATAGAACATTATAGACCATATGCAAATACACGGCACAGTCATATGAAAGCCTAAGGGGGCTTCAGCTGATGATCTTCAGATTGATGAATTCACTATAGCCGCTTAATTTTAAAGGGCACGCCGCTTAGTAACTAAGGTTGAGGCATCAACCCTGGAATTCCATGGATGGAGAAAACAAGTATGTTGGTGAGTGCAACTAAACTTCATCCGATAGCATCAATTTGCATTGCAGCTTGCTTGGTTttctatttcccttttccaagTGAGTCTTAGTTAATTTTCAACATTTTGGTGTGTAGGTCTACCTTGTTTGGAAAGTCTATGCGATCGAGTCCTTAATTTTTCATATTTTGCATTTAGTTGCTCCAAGAGCTGGCCGAATAGGATTATTTTTCCTTAGAACTTCTTAAAATCCAAACGAAAGCAATCAAGTTGCCTAGTGTACATAGAACCCCATGTCATCTTACCTTAGACTACACGCATGTTTTCTTGTAACTCATTAGTAAAAATTCATAGTGGGGAGATTGCAACTTGCAATTCCAGATAAATACGTATTAGACTCAGCATATAAGCGTAGCGTGATTGTGCAAGCCAAATCATGCGTATCAGATGGGAAATCTGAAGGAATGGGATATACACAACCAGAGGGCTGACCTGCACTATCTGCTGATTCCGAGAGGAAGGAATGCAGCTAATTCACGTGAAACAAGTTGATCACACAACCTCATTGCACTATAAGACACACCGACCTTCTACAATTTCAGCAAGAAATCCAATCATACATTCCAGTAAAGTAGAAATAGATACAACAAAGGTCACAAAATGCCAACTTTTTATCCAAATACACATCAGCTTCCTCTATCCTGGAGCATAAGCCGTGCCGCCTCAGATAAAAGTCTGAATAGAGTGTAAGAAACACCTAAGCTAAAGCATGGAAATAAGTAACAGAAGAAAGAAAGCACCTAACAAATCCAAACATGACCACAAGAACCAAAACTTCTGACTGTACCTATGTGCATTTGGATAAGCAACAGAACCACTTTTTAGAGTGATAAACATGCATTAAACTGAAAAGCTCGAAAAGGGGGGTTTGTGTTGCTAGGATGAGGTATTCTTTGCTTCTGAAACAAAATTTTCTTGAGCTATAAATACCTCATCCCAGGCCATCACCATTTCACCAGTACATGACTTCCATCTCTTATAGAACTTGTCCATTTAGTTTGAGGCATGTTGTGCTTTAAAATACACCCTTTTCTTTAGCATTCAGGAGTTATGGAGGTGCTGACTTGTTACATACTCGGTTCTGTTTTCAGTTCAAGGACGCTGATGGCTTCAGCTTTGATGAACCATTGGGTTGTTGGTCATTCATCTCATCGTGAATATGCAAGCAACCGATCTGATGGTTGCTTGAAGATATTGACTCGGAACTACAATGGGATAAAAGGGAAGAAATTCATGCCCACAGAAAAGGTTACCTAAACTGGTTGGCAGATCACTAGAGCTGTACCAAAAGATCCCAAAAAGGTAATTTCTATAGTAATAAAAAACTAACTCTAATGTTTGGACATATCTGAATCACAAAACACACAAGTTCCCATAAAGGTAATCCAGATAGAATAAAGCCAATATAGATTATCCAGTCCAGATCAATCTATGTCAAATACTGAGTATCAAGCAGTTCCTAGAGGACAGGATCTAAAGATTTTAGAAAACCATGCTGCCTCTTAACTTTCTGCAGACACGGGATTTTAATGCAAATATTCAGTCAACATGGTATGGCTTCAGGAAGAAATTTCTATATGAATAGCAATTAAGTTACACCACTCCATTACTTTAGGAACAGATAATTCACTGGGTGGTTTAATTTTGAAGAGATTTAGCTGCTTGGTCAGACATATAATGCAATAATGAAAAGTACAATATTCTAAAAATTGTTGGTTGAAGACGCCTTCTCTATCTAAGTTACTGTTAAGTTTGCCTCAAAACAGAGAAATCTATCAGTTTCGTTAAAAAATGACACAACTCAAACGTTCATTCAAACACATGCTGAAGCACGACAAAGATGGAAATGATATTCAGTTGGGGTATTAGGGTATTCGCACAAAGTGGTGGGAGAAGGACATGGTGGACAACATGAAGAATATCAAATCACAAGAAGATTTTGATAAACAGCTATTAATGGCTGGAGATAAGTTCACAGTGGTGCATTTCTTTTCACCTAGCTGTGGAGCTTGCAAGGGCCTACACTCAAAGGTAAGAAAGGACAAGCATGCAGATTCAACAATATTACAATTATACGGTGTTCTACGTAACTTCATGTTGATATAATACCTTTTTTGTCATGTCCGCAAAGGTACATCAATTTGCCAGGATGCATCCAGGACTGCAATTTCTCATGGTTAATTATAATGAACAGACAGAGATCTGCAAGAAGCTCAATGTCTATGTCTTGCCATTGTTCCGCTTTTACAGAGGTGCTGAAGGTCGTATCTGTAGCTTCAGTTGCACTATTTCAACTGTAAGTATCAGGTGATCTCTATTTGTGAATACATCCTATTAAGCTATTTTAAACTAGAATTTTGTGATATTTCAGATTCATAAGTTCAAAGATGCTCTGAAAAGGCATGGGGTTCAGACTGAGAGTCTTGCAACAGAAAAGAGCTTGGAAGAACCTGAATCCAAGAGCTTTACCCCACCTTCTGATATTCCAAATGCAAGTGATCCTTCACTGAACATGGATGGAGGTGACGGTTGGGTTGAACCAAGCAATGAATAAATCAATTTGCTGCAGACTGCCGAGTTCGATAGTTTTTATATATGCATATAGAAGCTTTGTAATTTAAAATTAGGCCCATATGCTCTTGAACCGGCAATttgtttcaaaattttgagGGCTAATAAACATTAAATGTATATCTAGTTCTGTAACTCTAAAGCATTTTAAGCTTCTTTGACTCTTTGTATTTCATTTCCTGGTGTACTGTGCAGTAAATCCTTACCTTCATGgcttcatttctttttctacATAAGCATGGAGAAGATTCTCTCCATGGCGTTCACGTCTTCAGGGCCATGTGGTTATTTGATCCAAATTATGGATGTAATCTTTGTGTAACTGGGTGTCTGAGGCAGCCATTTAATCCGTCAATAATCTGACTCTTATATATGCAACCGATGCAATCTGCCATGTATGCTGTTCTAACTAGATGCGTAGGATGTTGGCCTCTCCAATCAATTTGTTCTGGTTGTCACCAATGGTAGTAATTAGTGAAGAGTCTGAGTGTGTCAGAAATTGCTTACGG
This window contains:
- the LOC120692139 gene encoding cytochrome P450 704B1-like, encoding MVEAHATPATPFFPLTRLHKYIAIFLVILSWILVHKWSLRKQKGPRSWPVIGATVEQLRNYHRMHDWLVEYLSKHRTVTVDMPFTSYTYIADPVNVEHVLKTNFTNYPKGDVYRSYMDVLLGDGIFNADGELWRKQRKTASFEFASKNLRDFSAIVFREYSLKLSGILSQASKTGKVVDMQELYMRMTLDSICKVGFGVEIGTLSPDLPENSFAQAFDAANIIVTLRFIDPLWRLKRFFHVGSEALLEQSIKLVDEFTYSVIRRRKAEIVEARASGKQEKIKHDILSRFIELGETGEDSGGLGDDKSLRDVVLNFVIAGRDTTATTLSWFTYMAMSHPDVAEKLRRELRAFEAEHAREEGVALVPCGGPDADDDKAFAARVAQFASLLNYDSLGKLVYLHACVTETLRLYPAVPQDPKGILEDDVLPDGTKVRAGGMVTYVPYSMGRMEYNWGADAARFRPERWINEDGAFRNASPFKFTAFQAGPRICLGKDSAYLQMKMALAILCRFYRFQLLEGHPVEYRMMTILSMAHGLKLRVSRAI
- the LOC120689380 gene encoding SWR1 complex subunit 6-like, producing the protein MDGEEENVGPFRRTSTRTRRMATRMASALASSDNRAHAALARLEALESDNAGVEVVDLNDGEYGSTDEEDPVLMQKKQSKIMKRKTRQGKALEKRAARSFMDVLQEVSDSVL